CAATCCCACATCCATACGTGAGGgtttcccagctccttcagctggcTGGGATGTAAGCTGCAACCAccaaagcagggctgtgtgtgctgctggcactgagaaACCTGCACACTGAGCTAGTAGAGGTGCTACTGACTTCCTGGGAAGATGATGCTATCCAAATGTTGCCTGAATCACTATCTGCATTCACAATGAAAATTGAGAGGAGTTTTTGGgatctgccagcccagctgcatcTCAGCACAGGTTGGTGAGGACATGCAAAGCCCTGTGGAGCCACACTGACAACCAGAATAGCAACCAAACACCCCaatggggaggagagagaaagaaccAGAAACCCTGTCCCAGGGGCACTGCAGTAGCACCTTCCCTGAGCAAGAGAAAACCGGAGCGCCAGAATGAGACACGACATCATGGGTTTCCACCAACTTTCTTCTTCTCACACAACCCAAAACACCGATAAACACATTCCTCTTCTGGTTACAAAACCCCTTGCCTCCCACTCAGGTCTGACACAGAAGTCTCAGAAGTTCTGATTTAACAAGCAACAGTTTGGATGATAAATAAACACCAAGACCATCAAATGCACCATGGCTTCTGTGCTTTTGCTTCTGCTACCCACTGAAACGTAAATACAGAGCATAAAAAGAGAACCAGGATTTGCTGGCATTCCAAGGGTCACTTGCCTACATATTCACCAGTTCTAAACACGTCACCcagaaaatcagcaaaaatatCAAACTACTGAGACATTCCAAAGCACTTGTTGCCCTGGTATCTCCCAGGAGTCGCATTCAAGTGTTTTTAGGAACCTTAACTTCCACAAATGCATGGGAACAGGATGTATTCCATGATGAGAGCAGGTGTGGATACATCTGCCCACCCATCCACCCACAGAATGGTGATGCTGGCACATCCAGATACCTTGTAGGAGAAGGAGAGGAGCCCCAACCATCGATGTAGATGTATCTCTTAAGATACTGGGAGGATCATCTGGAAATATGAGAACTCTTGGAAATATCTAGACTTACACTAGGGCACTACAGAgatggttttttctttcctggctcTGCATCCCCCTTTTAAATGCTCCCTTCCCATAAAATAACCTCATGAGCAACTTGGAACCTGTGGCTTCAGCATGGTGTGTGGAGATACAACTGAGGCAAGAcgataattttaatttaagagGAGGAGAGCCTTACCTTAATTGACCTCCTGGAAACAAGCCCCCAAGCCCTGCCCCTCATCACGAGGGCAAGTGCTTCCAGGTGCTGACAAAAGCTGTGGGGATGAGCGAGTAAGGCACGGTGGTGATACAGTTCCACGTGTCTGACATGGGGTCATAGCAGTCCAGCGTTTTGCACCTCTGGGTGCCAAAGTAACCTCCTACCACGTAGAGTTTATTCCCCGAGGCCAGGGCGTGGCAGGACATGCGCTTGGCCGTCATGTCCCCGATGCGCGTCCACTGGTCCGTCTCGCAGTCGAAGCGGTAGGCGGAGGCTGCCGTGAACTCCGTGTCTCCTCCCATGATGAAAATCTGGCTGCCCAGGACGGCGGCCGCCGTGTAGCGCCAGGGCTGCGGGCACTCGGCTTTGATCGTCCATCGGTTCTCAGCTGGATCATAGCACTGCACTTTGGACACCATGTCTCGGTGGATGCTGGTCCCACCGAAGACAAAGAGCTTGAGCCTGGCGCTCACCACCGCAGCATTGCTCACTCCATCTCTCAAAGGAGCCACCATCATCCACTTGTTGGATATGGGGTCGTACTTCTCTACTTGCTTCAAGGAAACAGAAGGAGATGCAGGGAAGACTCCAGCTACTGCAGTGTGTCCACCAACCACATACAGGCAGTTTTCCAATTCGGCTGAGCCGTGCCCAAACCGAGCGATTAACATCGGGGCAGCTTTGGACCATTCCTCATGCACGGTGTCATAAACCCAAACATCTTTGGAGACTCCGTTCTCTGAGCCCCTGCCTCCAGTGATGTACACTTTGCAGCCAATGGCGCAGGCACTAAACTCCTTCCGTGGACTCGGCAGGTCTGCTTTGGGAataatttcctttgctttgtgaTCCACTTGGTAGATCTTATCACACATGAAGGTCTGCCCTCCCAGGATCAGCAAGGTGTGCCCAGCTTTCCGAGGCCTAGCACAGGGGCTGGTGACCACCCCATCATTCTGGAGGATCTTCTTCTTGCACTGAATAGCTTCATCCAGGACAAGCTTGTTCCTTTCATCCACCATGATCAAGTCCTCGCAAGCCAAAGCTTCCTTAAGGCATTCGGAGGGAAGCAAAGCCAGACGAACATTCCTCAGAAGTTCTGGGAGATAAGCCTTCCGCTCATCCAGATCGTATTTCACCCACTGCATGACAGCCTTAAAGACCTTTTCTTCATCCTCGATTTCCAGCTCATCACTGGAGATGAGGTCCAGCAAAGTGTCCTTGGAAAGGTTGTTGAAGTCCTCGCTCTTGTGAACAGTCTCAAAGTTGACCAGGCACATCCTCCAGGAGAGCTCATAGAGCCGCCGGCACTGATGAGCGTCCGAGAGCAGCATCATGCCCAGGCAGTTGGAAGGGTAGAGGTTCTTCTCCAGGAACTCTGCCGCTGCATCTCGGACATCATGGAACTGCAGCATGTCCCCAGCCTCCAGGAGGGACTCCGCGTTCTCCTCGTTGATAATGATCCGAGAGGAGTAAGCAaagtccagcagcagctccagcacctcgGGGTGGAGGCTGTCATGGAAGTTCACCTCGTCATCCAGGCTCTCCCGGAGGCCATTGCTGAACATGGCCTCGAAGTAcctgctggaagcagccagcactgcccgGTGGCACGGGAAGGACCTGTTCCCTGCCCACAGGGTGACGTCGGTGAACATGCAGTGCTTCCGCAGCGTGTTCAGGTGCGACAGGACGCAGTCGGGGTGCGAGGCCTTGTGAAAAAGCAAGATGTTCATGGAGCCGGTGCTGGTGCGGGATTTACGGTTCTCGTGGACGCTGACAGACATGGTGGCTGAGCTCTTGCCTGCAAGGAAACAAACAGGGAAACCATTATTCCCTCATCCCTACTGATATAAGGCACGGAGAACACATGCATGTGCTGTCCAACCCTGGAACACTGCCTCAAAGCACCTCAAAGCACCAGGTGGCatccctgtggctcctgctccgtggctgctcctgcagcctggcttgcacagccctctcctcctgcagcctggcttgCACAGCCCTCTCCTTCCGATCTTGGCTTGCAcagccctctcctcctgcagcctggcttgcacagccctctcctcctgcagcctggcttgcacagccctctcctcctgcacccTCACATCCTCCAAAAATTTAACTCAGGCTGAGGAGGGCGGGAAGGCAGAGTGGGGTGAAGGGGGAAATTCTGCTTTGGTTTCAACAAAGGAGCAGCAAAGTGAGGCAATCAAACCCCAAGGTGGTGGATTGTTTCAACAGCCCCCAGAGGGTATTGGCAAACCGCAGAAGAGttatttttccttagaaaacagCACTGAGAGAGCAGACTATCCAGGATAAAGGGCATTGGTCTGTTCTTGGCTCAGCAGATAACAAGTTTGGCTTCTGATTTTCATGTAGATTATTCCAGGTTTAGGAAAGGCAACTGCTACAggttttatttatgaaatatttaattaccaGCAGAAGCCAAAAATTTGAACCGATTTTACCAAACCCATTTGTTGCACTTTTTGATTATAAAACTCACCAGACACCTCATGTGATTTAAACATCTTTCAGGACAGATTCTATTCAGAATAAGACAAAAGAAAGACATAAATTATGGTTTTTTATCAGACAGGCAGAATCAAACACAAGGCTTTTATAAGGCTACTATTTCACTTAAGTGCTACCTGAGACCAATCCTTGCCTGTAGAAGAAAACCCCTTTGGACTGATCAAATTAATACTACCTAGATGATTAAATCCAAGTAATTTACTCCAAAATACTTTAGCCAGCTGTATTTTGTTCCCCATGTAACTAAAGCAGACAGATACACATGCACAGCCCTACCTTACAGGAGAAGTTAATACAGAAGTTGTCTGGAGGTTTGAAAAATGAAcctgaaaaaatcaaaatgggATCAACCTCCACTCCACTCACTGAGGTGTTTAGACAAGACAGTTGGGAAAGGGTTTTTAGATGGGTTCTTGTTGTTGATGttgtttggatgtttttttttaaactttctctTCATAGGCTGGGATTTCTCAAGGGTCTTTCCAGCCAGCAAACACAAGGTCTGCAGAtgagccctgccctccccagccagcactggggtCTTGGAGGAAACCACAAAATGCTGAGAGAGCAGAcacagtgctcctgctgccGGCAGGTCACAGCCTTGACCTGACAgtgacctggagctgctcaaCCCTCCCACACTCCATGGGTGGATGACCTCAGGAGGAGGCAGATGGCCAGATAAGCTGCCTGACTCAGGCTCTGCTCATGAGCTTCCTGCCCCTGATTCTCCAGCACCTCCAAAAGAGTCTGAATTAGACAAACAGCTGTGGGCATGTTGCTCCCTCCCTACCCGCTGCCAGGAGTTATTGAGGTTGGTCTTCTCAAGGCCTCACTCATTCCTCAGGGCCGTGTCACAGTCCAAGGAAAGGTCTCTGTGCTTCTCCATGCAGAAACAACAGCTTGCCCAAGCAGCCACAAGTCCTACTCAGCCTCCGAGTCAGGGGCAGGAATGCTGATGCAGGCTATTGGGTGGGATATGTCCATGGCCATGGCCATGGCCcaagctcctgcagcctggcagagagGCTGACAAGTCACTGCATTCGTGACTGGAGGCTGTGCAGAACAACCAGGGCTccaaaacaggaaggaaaatgccATTACAGAACAGCACTTTGAAGTGCATCTGAAGGAAATGTTTCCAACATCTACACCCAGCGCAGGAACAACACTAATTTAAGGAGTTATATGGATTCCCATGTCAACGCCGAAGCGAGGAAtacaaatgaaacatttatgaGTCTGCTAAAAGCTATTGATTTAGGTTCCTATTCCTACAACCTCAGAAACcaccctgccactgctgctgctttctttgctcACAGCTCAGGTCAACTATTCAGTGTTAACCTTTGATTTGCTTATgcacaaaaaaagaagcaatttaaaTAGGACAGCTAtggaaacaaacacagagaCTGCAGGAAGGCAGCAATGATTTTTCTGACACTAAGATTAAAAGCAACTACTCAGAGTTGAAGGAGCAGGTCATTTAGAAATTGAAACGTCTGTAtaaaagctgcagcaaagccatTTTTTACATATACACAGATATAAGGACACATACATATATTTCAGATCTTAGGCTTCCAGCATTAAGTATCTATCCCAGGGAACTTGGAGGTAAATAATATTTCTATCCTATATGTATTGAAAAATATCT
The sequence above is drawn from the Ficedula albicollis isolate OC2 chromosome 10, FicAlb1.5, whole genome shotgun sequence genome and encodes:
- the KLHL25 gene encoding kelch-like protein 25, with the translated sequence MSVSVHENRKSRTSTGSMNILLFHKASHPDCVLSHLNTLRKHCMFTDVTLWAGNRSFPCHRAVLAASSRYFEAMFSNGLRESLDDEVNFHDSLHPEVLELLLDFAYSSRIIINEENAESLLEAGDMLQFHDVRDAAAEFLEKNLYPSNCLGMMLLSDAHQCRRLYELSWRMCLVNFETVHKSEDFNNLSKDTLLDLISSDELEIEDEEKVFKAVMQWVKYDLDERKAYLPELLRNVRLALLPSECLKEALACEDLIMVDERNKLVLDEAIQCKKKILQNDGVVTSPCARPRKAGHTLLILGGQTFMCDKIYQVDHKAKEIIPKADLPSPRKEFSACAIGCKVYITGGRGSENGVSKDVWVYDTVHEEWSKAAPMLIARFGHGSAELENCLYVVGGHTAVAGVFPASPSVSLKQVEKYDPISNKWMMVAPLRDGVSNAAVVSARLKLFVFGGTSIHRDMVSKVQCYDPAENRWTIKAECPQPWRYTAAAVLGSQIFIMGGDTEFTAASAYRFDCETDQWTRIGDMTAKRMSCHALASGNKLYVVGGYFGTQRCKTLDCYDPMSDTWNCITTVPYSLIPTAFVSTWKHLPS